The proteins below are encoded in one region of Serratia symbiotica:
- the ogt gene encoding methylated-DNA--[protein]-cysteine S-methyltransferase has protein sequence MQTLLLDRMATPIGELILIADEQGLLRAIDWADHQVRLMKLLNIHCQANYFQLSKQRNPGGFTEAMQQYFAGELAVIDHLPIMTAGSEFQRTVWRQLRQIPCGEILTYGELAKRIGRPTASRAVGMANGSNPISIVIPCHRVIGAQGALTGYAGGIQRKQWLLQHEGYLQQDQR, from the coding sequence ATGCAAACTCTCTTACTCGATCGTATGGCTACACCGATAGGCGAGTTGATACTGATTGCCGATGAACAAGGTCTCCTGCGCGCCATTGATTGGGCCGATCATCAAGTGCGCCTGATGAAACTGCTGAACATCCATTGCCAGGCAAACTATTTTCAGCTTAGTAAACAACGCAATCCTGGTGGCTTTACGGAGGCAATGCAACAATATTTTGCTGGTGAACTGGCAGTGATAGATCACCTACCGATCATGACCGCCGGTAGCGAGTTTCAGCGCACCGTCTGGCGGCAGCTACGCCAAATCCCTTGCGGGGAAATCCTCACTTACGGTGAATTGGCTAAACGCATTGGTCGCCCGACCGCTTCGCGCGCAGTCGGTATGGCCAACGGTTCTAACCCAATCAGCATCGTGATCCCCTGTCACCGTGTGATAGGTGCCCAAGGCGCGTTGACCGGCTATGCTGGTGGCATACAGCGCAAGCAATGGCTACTGCAACATGAAGGCTATTTGCAGCAGGATCAGCGTTGA